A stretch of the Leptidea sinapis chromosome 5, ilLepSina1.1, whole genome shotgun sequence genome encodes the following:
- the LOC126964649 gene encoding stress-activated map kinase-interacting protein 1 isoform X1, whose product MATYDNKAWLLKNIRDAFIATDDTGLCEIVMSGEDFSKIFQNKAIEEKKRLKDKAQHKPGTSKGKDNIENDDEKDIATQFDPYPDMDDSDEDPLYGSWFRHEEFAGHRQRSNTSQWLDKKELALKKAAKIKIIKWEDPQTELTDEQIAEAFGKVQIKKPEKKKSLLSEQLEKCPELPHRQYLEYAKFDGTAQLGLPTKTFKIFMTMLPEKHQNYPLIVCVIANAKIKDLIGFTCYKYSIENPETPLGSVHDYGLCIAEDDGEVDWAFPCLDNNEPCSKFGFTCLGLINLKHKVSVVTQPILDMEMNSAFQCFPKASVSGHSNVNSTRQHTGESDEIMRAINAVTEGNKGFGFQSTQPITDAPQDKLYRVQLLHKMRTSTPVQLGITLDQIEVVPVVTQKHAFWSRPKYLLHSMNSVAWCQELESKGNKTAFRIVYSPSHDTGFNDRFNVGNSIAFQQSNMYKRHDFECDQETAKKIVEKVNTILELRNSPCRREYKNAKEKKLQTRRSFPTKQLS is encoded by the exons ATGGCAACGTACGACAATAAAGCTTGGTTGCTTAAAAATATCAGAGATGCCTTTATTGCCACCGACGACACTGGTTTATGTGAAATCGTGATGTCAGGAGAAGAtttctcaaaaatatttcaaaacaaagcTATTGAAGAAAAGAAGCGATTAAAAGATAAAGCACAGCATAAACCTGGTACAAGCAAAGGTAAAGATAATATTGAGAATGACGACGAAAAAGACATTGCGACACAATTTGATCCATATCCCGACATGGATGACAGTGACGAGGATCCCTTATACGGTAGCTGGTTCAGACATGAAGAGTTTGCAGGACATAG GCAAAGATCAAATACATCACAATGGTTAGATAAAAAAGAGTTAGCTTTAAAAAAGGcagcaaaaataaaaataatcaaatgggAAGATCCACAAACAGAGCTGACAGATGAGCAAATTGCTGAAGCTTTTGGTAAAGTTCAAATTAAGAAGCCAGAGAAGAAGAAATCTTTACTTTCAGAGCAGCTTGAGAAGTGCCCAGAATTACCTCATCGGCAATATTTGGAGTATGCAAAGTTTGATGGGACTGCACAATTGGGATTACctacaaaaacatttaaaattttcatgacAATGTTGCCAGAGAAACATCAAAACTATCCTCTAATTGTCTGTGTCATAGCAAATGcaaaaattaaagatttaattGGGTTCACATGCTACAAATACAG CATAGAAAACCCAGAGACACCACTTGGCTCAGTTCATGATTACGGACTTTGTATAGCAGAGGATGATGGGGAGGTTGATTGGGCATTTCCATGCTTAGACAATAATGAACCATGTTCCAAATTTGGATTTACATGCCTTGGCCTTATCAACTTAAAACATAAAGTTAGTGTTGTAACACAGCCTATACTTGACATGGAGATGAATTCAGCATTCCAGTGTTTCCCAAAGGCATCGGTGTCAGGTCATAGCAATGTTAATTCTACACGACAGCACACGGGTGAAAGTGATGAAATTATGAGAGCAATAAATGCTGTAACCGAAG GTAACAAAGGGTTTGGCTTCCAGTCCACCCAGCCGATCACGGATGCACCGCAGGATAAACTCTACAGGGTACAGCTGTTGCACAAGATGAGAACAAGCACACCGGTGCAGCTTGGCATCACTTTAGATCAAATTGAAGTTGTACCAGTTGTTACACAGAAACATGCATTTTGG TCACGaccaaaatatttattgcacAGTATGAACTCGGTTGCCTGGTGTCAAGAATTAGAATCTAAAGGCAACAAGACTGCATTCCGTATTGTATACTCTCCGAGCCATGATACTGGGTTTAATGATCGCTTCAATGttg GTAATTCAATTGCATTCCAACaatcaaatatgtataaaagaCATGACTTTGAGTGTGATCAGGAGACGGCCAAGAAGATAGTAGAGAAAGTCAACACAATACTAGAGTTAAGAAATAGTCCATGTAGAAGAGAATATAAGAACGCCAAAGAGAAGAAACTCCAAACACGGCGTAGCTTTCCCACTAAACAGCTAAGTTGA
- the LOC126964649 gene encoding stress-activated map kinase-interacting protein 1 isoform X2, translating into MATYDNKAWLLKNIRDAFIATDDTGLCEIVMSGEDFSKIFQNKAIEEKKRLKDKAQHKPGTSKGKDNIENDDEKDIATQFDPYPDMDDSDEDPLYGSWFRHEEFAGHRQRSNTSQWLDKKELALKKAAKIKIIKWEDPQTELTDEQIAEAFGKVQIKKPEKKKSLLSEQLEKCPELPHRQYLEYAKFDGTAQLGLPTKTFKIFMTMLPEKHQNYPLIVCVIANAKIKDLIGFTCYKYRNK; encoded by the exons ATGGCAACGTACGACAATAAAGCTTGGTTGCTTAAAAATATCAGAGATGCCTTTATTGCCACCGACGACACTGGTTTATGTGAAATCGTGATGTCAGGAGAAGAtttctcaaaaatatttcaaaacaaagcTATTGAAGAAAAGAAGCGATTAAAAGATAAAGCACAGCATAAACCTGGTACAAGCAAAGGTAAAGATAATATTGAGAATGACGACGAAAAAGACATTGCGACACAATTTGATCCATATCCCGACATGGATGACAGTGACGAGGATCCCTTATACGGTAGCTGGTTCAGACATGAAGAGTTTGCAGGACATAG GCAAAGATCAAATACATCACAATGGTTAGATAAAAAAGAGTTAGCTTTAAAAAAGGcagcaaaaataaaaataatcaaatgggAAGATCCACAAACAGAGCTGACAGATGAGCAAATTGCTGAAGCTTTTGGTAAAGTTCAAATTAAGAAGCCAGAGAAGAAGAAATCTTTACTTTCAGAGCAGCTTGAGAAGTGCCCAGAATTACCTCATCGGCAATATTTGGAGTATGCAAAGTTTGATGGGACTGCACAATTGGGATTACctacaaaaacatttaaaattttcatgacAATGTTGCCAGAGAAACATCAAAACTATCCTCTAATTGTCTGTGTCATAGCAAATGcaaaaattaaagatttaattGGGTTCACATGCTACAAATACAG aaataaataa
- the LOC126964692 gene encoding uncharacterized protein LOC126964692: MEDTSGESNLQQPPKRRRSTFFERRDSIMPQPAPDNILDSQATIIDGDEKRKEELLRYYDQLMNEKQQWKREINEKRSKYHDLRQQLEIATASSSRSKLDYSVLTSEDIEFLNAKVNISKLVEIQQDLHKSLMQTKEFYRKASQLNNVIVSHCENKINEVTDYIIENSTISD; this comes from the exons ATGGAAGATACCAGTGGTGAATCTAATTTACAACAACCACCCAAAAGACGGAGGTCGACGTTTTTCGAAAGACGAGATTCAATAA TGCCCCAGCCTGCACCAGACAATATTCTTGACAGTCAAGCAACTATTATTGATGGAGATGAAAAGAGAAAAGAAGAATTACTAAG GTATTATGACCAGTTGATGAATGAAAAGCAGCAATGGAAGagagaaataaatgaaaaacgcAGTAAATATCATGATTTGAGGCA GCAGCTTGAAATTGCTACTGCTTCATCTAGCCGATCAAAACTGGATTATTCAGTACTCACCAGTGAAGATATAGAATTCCTTAATGCTAAAGTTAACATTTCAAAACTAGTGGAAATCCAGCAAGACTTGCACAAATCATTGATGCAAACTAAAGAATTTTATAGGAAGGCATCacaattaaataatgttattgtaagccactgtgaaaataaaattaatgaagtAACTGATTATATCATAGAAAATAGTACAATAAGTGATTAA